A genomic stretch from Pseudomonas mendocina includes:
- a CDS encoding IS110 family transposase, with protein sequence MKRIAVDLAKSVYQVAESVRSGQVVQRKRLNREAFRRYIQEQAEPVEWVMEACGTAHYWGRVAQALGHQVRLLHPRYVRPYRRRNKTDRNDCDAMLEAARCTDIHPVPVKSHSQQQLQQLHGLRETWKKSRTQRINLLRGLLREAGIEAPASTAAFIRAASERVDQPELAPLSRLLHIVLAEINLYEQCMAECEQQLKRWHADDDIVRKLDEVSGIGLLTASALTAAVGRPERFASGRQLSAWLGMTPREFSSGERRKLGHISRQGNVYVRTLLIHGSRAALLAAQRCQARTPEKLTQLQRWAVATAARIGHNKAAVALANKLVRICWAVWCHERRFNGNWQSTKPA encoded by the coding sequence ATGAAACGCATTGCAGTTGATCTGGCCAAGTCCGTTTACCAAGTTGCCGAGAGTGTCCGTTCCGGCCAGGTGGTGCAGCGCAAGCGGCTGAACCGGGAGGCGTTCCGGCGATATATACAGGAGCAGGCCGAGCCGGTCGAGTGGGTGATGGAGGCCTGTGGCACGGCCCACTACTGGGGACGTGTAGCGCAAGCCCTGGGGCATCAGGTGAGGCTACTGCATCCGCGCTACGTGCGGCCCTATCGCCGCCGCAACAAGACCGACCGCAATGACTGCGACGCCATGCTCGAAGCGGCACGCTGCACCGATATTCATCCCGTGCCGGTGAAAAGCCACAGCCAGCAACAGCTGCAACAGTTGCACGGGCTGCGGGAAACCTGGAAGAAAAGCCGCACCCAGCGGATCAACCTGCTGCGCGGTCTATTGCGTGAAGCCGGTATCGAGGCCCCCGCCTCGACCGCCGCCTTCATCCGCGCCGCCAGCGAGCGGGTTGACCAGCCCGAGCTCGCGCCCCTGAGCCGTCTGCTGCATATCGTCCTGGCCGAAATCAACCTGTATGAGCAGTGCATGGCCGAGTGCGAGCAGCAGCTCAAACGCTGGCATGCCGACGATGACATCGTACGCAAGCTGGATGAGGTCAGCGGCATTGGGCTGCTGACCGCCAGTGCCCTGACAGCCGCCGTTGGCAGGCCCGAGCGCTTTGCCAGTGGTCGCCAGCTCAGTGCCTGGCTGGGCATGACCCCGCGCGAGTTCAGCAGTGGCGAGCGCCGCAAGCTCGGCCACATCAGCCGACAGGGCAACGTCTATGTGCGTACCCTGCTAATCCATGGCTCACGGGCAGCCTTGCTGGCTGCACAACGCTGTCAGGCACGTACCCCGGAAAAGCTGACGCAACTGCAACGCTGGGCCGTGGCAACGGCGGCGCGCATCGGCCACAACAAGGCTGCGGTAGCCCTGGCCAACAAACTGGTGCGGATCTGCTGGGCCGTGTGGTGCCATGAGCGGCGCTTCAATGGCAATTGGCAAAGCACAAAGCCCGCCTGA
- a CDS encoding AacA4 family aminoglycoside N(6')-acetyltransferase has protein sequence MSASTPITLRLMTERDLPMLHDWLNRPHIVEWWGGDEERPTLDEVLEHYLPRAMAEESVTPYIAMLGEEPIGYAQSYVALGSGDGWWEDETDPGVRGIDQSLADPTQLNKGLGTRLVRALVELLFSDPTVTKIQTDPTPNNHRAIRCYEKAGFVREKIITTPDGPAVYMVQTRQAFERKRGVA, from the coding sequence ATGTCCGCGAGCACCCCCATAACTCTTCGCCTCATGACCGAGCGCGACCTGCCGATGCTCCATGATTGGCTCAACCGGCCGCACATCGTTGAGTGGTGGGGTGGTGACGAAGAGCGACCGACTCTTGATGAAGTGCTGGAACACTACCTGCCCAGAGCGATGGCGGAAGAGTCCGTAACACCGTACATCGCAATGCTGGGCGAGGAACCGATCGGCTATGCTCAGTCGTACGTCGCGCTCGGAAGCGGTGATGGCTGGTGGGAAGATGAAACTGATCCAGGAGTGCGAGGAATAGACCAGTCTCTGGCTGACCCGACACAGTTGAACAAAGGCCTAGGAACAAGGCTTGTCCGCGCTCTCGTTGAACTACTGTTCTCGGACCCCACCGTGACGAAGATTCAGACCGACCCGACTCCGAACAACCATCGAGCCATACGCTGCTATGAGAAGGCAGGATTCGTGCGGGAGAAGATCATCACCACGCCTGACGGGCCGGCGGTTTACATGGTTCAAACACGACAAGCCTTCGAGAGAAAGCGCGGTGTTGCCTAA
- a CDS encoding GNAT family N-acetyltransferase, with amino-acid sequence MDSEEPPNVRVACSGDIDEVVRLMHDAAAWMSAKGTPAWDVARIDRTFAETFVLRSELLVASCSDGIVGCCTLSAEDPEFWPDALKGEAAYLHKLAVRRTHAGRGVSSALIEACRHAARTQGCAKLRLDCHPNLRGLYERLGFTHVDTFNPGWDPTFIAERLELEI; translated from the coding sequence ATGGACAGCGAGGAGCCTCCGAACGTTCGGGTCGCCTGCTCGGGTGATATCGACGAGGTTGTGCGGCTGATGCACGACGCTGCGGCGTGGATGTCCGCCAAGGGAACGCCCGCCTGGGACGTCGCGCGGATCGACCGGACATTCGCGGAGACCTTCGTCCTGAGATCCGAGCTCCTAGTCGCGAGTTGCAGCGACGGCATCGTCGGCTGTTGCACCTTGTCGGCCGAGGATCCCGAGTTCTGGCCCGACGCCCTCAAGGGGGAGGCCGCATATCTGCACAAGCTCGCGGTGCGACGGACACATGCGGGCCGGGGTGTCAGCTCCGCGCTGATCGAGGCTTGCCGCCATGCCGCGCGAACGCAGGGGTGCGCCAAGCTGCGGCTCGACTGCCACCCGAACCTGCGTGGCCTATACGAGCGGCTCGGATTCACCCACGTCGACACTTTCAATCCCGGCTGGGATCCAACCTTCATCGCAGAACGCCTAGAACTCGAAATCTAA
- the sul1 gene encoding sulfonamide-resistant dihydropteroate synthase Sul1 yields MLRSRVTVFGILNLTEDSFFDESRRLDPAGAVTAAIEMLRVGSDVVDVGPAASHPDARPVSPADEIRRIAPLLDALSDQMHRVSIDSFQPETQRYALKRGVGYLNDIQGFPDPALYPDIAEADCRLVVMHSAQRDGIATRTGHLRPEDALDEIVRFFEARVSALRRSGVAADRLILDPGMGFFLSPAPETSLHVLSNLQKLKSALGLPLLVSVSRKSFLGATVGLPVKDLGPASLAAELHAIGNGADYVRTHAPGDLRSAITFSETLAKFRSRDARDRGLDHA; encoded by the coding sequence ATGTTACGCAGCAGGGTGACGGTGTTCGGCATTCTGAATCTCACCGAGGACTCCTTCTTCGATGAGAGCCGGCGGCTAGACCCCGCCGGCGCTGTCACCGCGGCGATCGAAATGCTGCGAGTCGGATCAGACGTCGTGGATGTCGGACCGGCCGCCAGCCATCCGGACGCGAGGCCTGTATCGCCGGCCGATGAGATCAGACGTATTGCGCCGCTCTTAGACGCCCTGTCCGATCAGATGCACCGTGTTTCAATCGACAGCTTCCAACCGGAAACCCAGCGCTATGCGCTCAAGCGCGGCGTGGGCTACCTGAACGATATCCAAGGATTTCCTGACCCTGCGCTCTATCCCGATATTGCTGAGGCGGACTGCAGGCTGGTGGTTATGCACTCAGCGCAGCGGGATGGCATCGCCACCCGCACCGGTCACCTTCGACCCGAAGACGCGCTCGACGAGATTGTGCGGTTCTTCGAGGCGCGGGTTTCCGCCTTGCGACGGAGCGGGGTCGCTGCCGACCGGCTCATCCTCGATCCGGGGATGGGATTTTTCTTGAGCCCCGCACCGGAAACATCGCTGCACGTGCTGTCGAACCTTCAAAAGCTGAAGTCGGCGTTGGGGCTTCCGCTATTGGTCTCGGTGTCGCGGAAATCCTTCTTGGGCGCCACCGTTGGCCTTCCTGTAAAGGATCTGGGTCCAGCGAGCCTTGCGGCGGAACTTCACGCGATCGGCAATGGCGCTGACTACGTCCGCACCCACGCGCCTGGAGATCTGCGAAGCGCAATCACCTTCTCGGAAACCCTCGCGAAATTTCGCAGTCGCGACGCCAGAGACCGAGGGTTAGATCATGCCTAG
- the intI1 gene encoding class 1 integron integrase IntI1 produces MKTATAPLPPLRSVKVLDQLRERIRYLHYSLRTEQAYVHWVRAFIRFHGVRHPATLGSSEVEAFLSWLANERKVSVSTHRQALAALLFFYGKVLCTDLPWLQEIGRPRPSRRLPVVLTPDEVVRILGFLEGEHRLFAQLLYGTGMRISEGLQLRVKDLDFDHGTLIVREGKGSKDRALMLPESLAPSLREQLSRARAWWLKDQAEGRSGVALPDALERKYPRAGHSWPWFWVFAQHTHSTDPRSGVVRRHHMYDQTFQRAFKRAVEQAGITKPATPHTLRHSFATALLRSGYDIRTVQDLLGHSDVSTTMIYTHVLKVGGAGVRSPLDALPPLTSER; encoded by the coding sequence ATGAAAACCGCCACTGCGCCGTTACCACCGCTGCGTTCGGTCAAGGTTCTGGACCAGTTGCGTGAGCGCATACGCTACTTGCATTACAGTTTACGAACCGAACAGGCTTATGTCCACTGGGTTCGTGCCTTCATCCGTTTCCACGGTGTGCGTCACCCGGCAACCTTGGGCAGCAGCGAAGTCGAGGCATTTCTGTCCTGGCTGGCGAACGAGCGCAAGGTTTCGGTCTCCACGCATCGTCAGGCATTGGCGGCCTTGCTGTTCTTCTACGGCAAGGTGCTGTGCACGGATCTGCCCTGGCTTCAGGAGATCGGAAGACCTCGGCCGTCGCGGCGCTTGCCGGTGGTGCTGACCCCGGATGAAGTGGTTCGCATCCTCGGTTTTCTGGAAGGCGAGCATCGTTTGTTCGCCCAGCTTCTGTATGGAACGGGCATGCGGATCAGTGAGGGTTTGCAACTGCGGGTCAAGGATCTGGATTTCGATCACGGCACGCTCATCGTGCGGGAGGGCAAGGGCTCCAAGGATCGGGCCTTGATGTTACCCGAGAGCTTGGCACCCAGCCTGCGCGAGCAGCTGTCGCGTGCACGGGCATGGTGGCTGAAGGACCAGGCCGAGGGCCGCAGCGGCGTTGCGCTTCCCGACGCCCTTGAGCGGAAGTATCCGCGCGCCGGGCATTCCTGGCCGTGGTTCTGGGTTTTTGCGCAGCACACGCATTCGACCGATCCACGGAGCGGTGTCGTGCGTCGCCATCACATGTATGACCAGACCTTTCAGCGCGCCTTCAAACGTGCCGTAGAACAAGCAGGCATCACGAAGCCCGCCACACCGCACACCCTCCGCCACTCGTTCGCGACGGCCTTGCTCCGCAGCGGTTACGACATTCGAACCGTGCAGGATCTGCTCGGCCATTCCGACGTCTCTACGACGATGATTTACACGCATGTGCTGAAAGTTGGCGGTGCCGGAGTGCGCTCACCGCTTGATGCGCTGCCGCCCCTCACTAGTGAGAGGTAG
- a CDS encoding site-specific integrase has product MEFELTQRLSRSGLALSSKQQEEMTTMQPDTLKKYQTRARNFYHDHCGSDAPDSAQICAALLALAPNYRPNAFSTLKNALMNDQLARGNTQAAKAIRNLVNPVTAQGSQIKKKPKLKQIREVTIEDFKTLYKHLHVGGYLDEAASLVLANYLGVRSCEMRTITVVGHLVHVIGGKKSAELHRGADRTLLIDKPNILKLVEWAAHRMSECPRTNTAIRDRFRKECRSLWPRRKKHPTLKSFRHQLGSILKASGESPESMAYIMGHQSTSSISVYGDGRLGEGMKCHIRSADGTDLTRIRQPQKPSRYGPGRILGEIEFPAATRGHWYTRLKQQRSDKSLPTPQS; this is encoded by the coding sequence GTGGAGTTCGAGCTGACACAACGCCTTTCGCGCAGCGGCTTAGCTTTGTCATCAAAACAACAAGAAGAGATGACGACGATGCAGCCCGACACCTTGAAGAAATACCAGACCCGAGCTCGAAACTTTTACCACGATCACTGCGGGTCAGATGCCCCAGATTCGGCGCAGATCTGCGCGGCTTTGCTTGCCCTGGCACCAAACTATCGGCCCAATGCGTTCAGCACTCTAAAGAACGCACTGATGAACGATCAGCTTGCTCGGGGAAACACCCAGGCGGCAAAAGCCATTAGAAATCTGGTCAACCCGGTCACTGCGCAGGGTAGTCAGATCAAGAAAAAGCCCAAGCTGAAACAGATTCGTGAAGTCACCATCGAGGACTTCAAGACCCTCTACAAACACCTGCATGTAGGCGGCTATCTTGATGAGGCAGCCTCCCTGGTGCTTGCCAATTACCTAGGTGTACGCTCTTGCGAAATGCGCACAATCACCGTCGTAGGTCACCTGGTCCACGTCATCGGCGGCAAAAAGTCTGCCGAGCTGCATCGAGGTGCCGACCGTACTCTGCTGATCGACAAACCCAACATTTTAAAACTGGTGGAATGGGCCGCGCATCGAATGTCGGAATGCCCCCGCACCAACACCGCAATCAGAGATCGCTTTCGCAAGGAATGCCGAAGCCTGTGGCCTAGGAGGAAGAAACATCCGACGCTGAAAAGCTTCCGACACCAGCTGGGCTCAATTCTGAAAGCCTCCGGGGAAAGTCCAGAAAGCATGGCTTACATCATGGGGCACCAGTCCACCTCCTCGATCAGCGTTTATGGTGATGGGCGGCTTGGCGAAGGCATGAAGTGCCATATCCGCTCCGCAGATGGCACTGATCTGACGCGTATTCGTCAGCCACAAAAGCCATCGAGATATGGCCCAGGTCGCATTCTGGGAGAGATCGAGTTTCCTGCGGCAACACGAGGTCATTGGTATACGAGGTTGAAGCAGCAACGTTCCGATAAGAGCCTGCCGACACCGCAGTCATAG
- a CDS encoding helix-turn-helix domain-containing protein produces MAGSGISMTTDNTTNPSARSFTLEELCTLTALTRRTVRYYIQLGLVDRPQGETRAARYSQSHLEQLLLVKKWSAEGLSLDRIRELQEASSEPAMPHAPRRPGSVEVWSHLLLDHGVELKVHPHTAGLSPEQLRELLKRCTAALADIRQES; encoded by the coding sequence ATGGCAGGTTCAGGTATTTCCATGACCACCGACAACACCACCAACCCCTCCGCCAGGAGCTTCACGCTCGAAGAGCTGTGCACGCTGACGGCGCTGACCCGCCGCACGGTTCGTTACTACATCCAGCTTGGGCTGGTAGACCGTCCGCAGGGTGAAACCCGCGCAGCGCGTTACAGCCAATCCCACCTTGAGCAGCTGCTGCTGGTGAAGAAGTGGTCAGCGGAAGGTTTGTCGCTTGACCGCATCCGCGAGCTGCAGGAAGCATCCAGCGAGCCGGCAATGCCGCACGCACCGCGTCGGCCCGGCTCGGTCGAGGTCTGGTCGCACCTGCTGCTGGATCACGGGGTGGAGCTGAAAGTTCACCCGCACACTGCCGGACTGAGTCCGGAGCAACTTCGCGAACTGCTCAAGCGCTGCACCGCAGCATTGGCCGATATACGACAGGAAAGTTGA
- a CDS encoding VIT domain-containing protein has protein sequence MSTPYRAMTAGRSQHMTLRAMDMSVQLQDTCALVQQTQRWQNSERVNIEAIYSFPLPAKASLLDVSVTLNDRLIVAEVVEARQAERRYEAAMVEGDTAMLLEQTEPGLYNLNLGNLLPGDSASICIRYALPLQWEGRQLRLALPTAVAPRYGSAAGAGLQPQQIPQADIGVEHDYHLNMTVSGKLAQCAIQSPSHRISLSPGQDQTRVGFADGSAAADRDLVIVLTSAEQPAASAQLASIGQTHLLHAAFPIPAEGQSHPLNLKVLVDCSGSMGGDSIQLARGAALRALQQLSPGDQYALCAFGSSVVHGPGNEQQTLTVGEQGIDLRSLRFARHLDADLGGTEMGVALRAVFGLESQAGENSSADVLLITDGETWDRDEIVRLCRESRHRVFVIGCGACPAESVVREIAEATGGAAVFVGPHEDVGAVVDRHLQRMRQPRISAASLSLTGQLWQAPTDLSRCTFADSTLHVFAQLPSPVSELLQLHITYRDGRSLTLSSEVAPCPPALAEDAVRMGIDNYIRETLFSTDTPDRKELTRLAVEHQVISPFTHYLMVEPRGGDAATTDPELRRVPGMLAAGWGGTGIVRAPARVASPDYDAMPDFDAMPDFGATTQHVETLDYLEMPTFMRRAVDDSGTFTPPVEYSTAAGNTPAELIGHLNDDFSLLRPNRKPRLSLIELEELVTFTPHLTSVIRERFDELLDTGWSEREILLAFWQALLEHPALNNLFSRGHQRAIMRTLRQEAPPATLLEEMARGLKHCTAEQWDWAATETPALDIRFP, from the coding sequence ATGAGTACGCCATACCGTGCAATGACCGCTGGCCGCAGCCAGCACATGACCCTGCGGGCGATGGACATGTCAGTACAGCTGCAGGATACCTGCGCCCTGGTACAGCAGACCCAGCGCTGGCAGAACAGTGAGAGGGTGAACATCGAGGCGATCTACAGTTTTCCGTTACCGGCCAAGGCCAGTCTGCTGGACGTCAGCGTGACCCTGAACGACCGGCTGATCGTAGCCGAAGTGGTCGAGGCACGCCAGGCCGAGCGCCGGTATGAGGCGGCCATGGTCGAGGGCGACACCGCCATGCTGCTGGAGCAGACGGAACCAGGGTTGTACAACCTCAACCTTGGTAATCTGCTGCCCGGTGACAGCGCCAGCATCTGTATCCGCTATGCCCTGCCCCTGCAATGGGAAGGCCGGCAGCTGCGGCTGGCCCTGCCCACGGCGGTGGCGCCGCGTTATGGCAGCGCAGCTGGTGCCGGCCTGCAGCCACAGCAGATCCCCCAGGCAGATATCGGCGTGGAGCATGACTACCATTTGAATATGACGGTCAGCGGTAAGCTGGCGCAGTGCGCTATTCAATCGCCGTCCCACAGAATCAGTCTGTCGCCCGGCCAGGATCAAACGCGGGTGGGTTTTGCCGACGGTAGCGCGGCGGCGGATCGTGATCTGGTCATCGTGCTGACCAGCGCAGAACAGCCAGCCGCTTCCGCCCAGCTGGCCAGTATCGGGCAGACCCATCTGCTGCATGCCGCCTTCCCGATCCCTGCTGAAGGGCAGTCGCACCCGCTGAACCTGAAAGTGCTGGTGGACTGCTCGGGCTCCATGGGCGGAGATTCAATTCAGCTGGCACGCGGGGCCGCACTGCGGGCACTGCAGCAGTTAAGCCCGGGCGACCAGTACGCGCTCTGTGCCTTTGGCAGCTCTGTGGTGCACGGACCGGGCAATGAGCAGCAGACGCTGACAGTGGGCGAACAGGGTATCGACCTGCGCAGCCTGCGGTTTGCCCGCCATCTGGATGCCGATCTGGGTGGCACCGAGATGGGGGTAGCGCTGCGGGCTGTGTTCGGCCTGGAGTCACAGGCTGGCGAGAACTCTTCAGCCGATGTGCTGCTGATCACTGACGGAGAAACCTGGGATCGGGACGAGATAGTGCGCTTGTGCCGCGAAAGCCGGCACAGGGTGTTCGTGATTGGCTGCGGCGCCTGCCCGGCCGAGTCGGTGGTACGGGAAATTGCCGAAGCGACCGGCGGCGCAGCGGTCTTTGTCGGCCCGCATGAGGATGTTGGCGCTGTGGTTGATCGCCACCTTCAGCGCATGCGCCAGCCGCGTATCAGCGCTGCCAGTCTATCCCTGACCGGGCAGCTCTGGCAGGCACCGACGGACCTGTCACGCTGTACCTTCGCCGACAGCACCCTGCATGTATTTGCCCAGCTGCCTTCTCCGGTCAGCGAGCTGCTGCAGCTGCACATTACCTACAGGGATGGACGCTCCCTGACCCTCAGCAGCGAGGTTGCTCCCTGCCCACCGGCACTGGCCGAAGACGCTGTGCGGATGGGCATCGACAACTATATCCGCGAGACCCTGTTCAGTACAGATACCCCCGACAGGAAGGAGCTGACACGTCTGGCGGTTGAGCACCAGGTCATATCACCCTTTACTCATTACCTGATGGTCGAGCCTCGCGGGGGCGATGCTGCTACAACTGATCCCGAGCTGCGCCGGGTGCCTGGTATGTTGGCTGCCGGTTGGGGTGGTACAGGGATAGTCCGTGCACCGGCTCGTGTCGCATCGCCCGATTATGACGCTATGCCCGATTTTGATGCTATGCCCGACTTTGGCGCCACGACCCAGCATGTGGAAACGCTTGATTATCTGGAAATGCCTACCTTCATGCGCAGGGCCGTGGACGACAGCGGTACATTCACACCCCCGGTCGAATATTCAACAGCCGCAGGGAACACACCCGCAGAGCTGATCGGGCACCTGAATGATGACTTCAGCCTTCTGCGCCCCAACCGCAAGCCAAGGCTTAGCCTGATCGAGCTTGAGGAGCTCGTTACCTTTACCCCACATCTGACTTCCGTCATCCGCGAACGCTTTGATGAGCTACTGGACACAGGCTGGTCTGAACGGGAGATACTTCTGGCCTTTTGGCAGGCTTTGCTGGAGCACCCGGCACTGAACAACCTGTTCAGTCGCGGCCATCAACGGGCGATCATGCGCACATTGCGCCAGGAAGCGCCGCCCGCCACCTTGCTGGAAGAGATGGCCCGCGGCCTGAAGCACTGCACGGCAGAGCAATGGGACTGGGCAGCGACCGAGACACCTGCATTGGATATAAGGTTTCCATAA
- a CDS encoding phage antirepressor N-terminal domain-containing protein, with protein sequence MRATKIKIQGLSIPSLISSDNERYWPIRPICEAMGLNWHAQAAKLQPPRYSPTEHDVALPGEPLLKRMLCLPQLEFEFWLKSLSSRKVSPAARLRLAQLRAHFFGEPTSMAASTPPTATAAPAVLKRILNWRAQQAEPGKRKTMLKELAEQFSVKNGFEIADVQEHQLRGAVASLSTIIYQHDRSKMPSQMPVSARVDSIIKSIVDARPQRIHLLDSDFAALLCSIELEGQHHSNAQHEQP encoded by the coding sequence ATGCGCGCAACCAAAATCAAAATCCAGGGTCTGTCGATTCCGAGTCTGATCAGCAGCGACAATGAGCGTTACTGGCCGATACGCCCCATTTGCGAAGCTATGGGTCTTAACTGGCATGCTCAAGCCGCCAAACTGCAGCCCCCTCGCTACAGCCCGACCGAGCATGACGTTGCCCTGCCTGGGGAACCACTGCTGAAACGAATGCTGTGCCTGCCACAGCTAGAGTTTGAGTTTTGGTTGAAAAGCCTTAGCTCGCGAAAGGTATCCCCTGCCGCTCGCTTACGACTCGCTCAGCTGCGCGCGCACTTTTTTGGTGAGCCCACGTCGATGGCAGCATCGACACCGCCGACTGCAACAGCAGCACCGGCAGTTCTGAAGCGGATTCTGAATTGGCGAGCGCAACAAGCTGAGCCAGGAAAGCGTAAAACCATGCTCAAAGAGCTCGCCGAACAGTTCAGTGTGAAAAACGGTTTTGAAATTGCTGATGTCCAAGAGCACCAACTGCGCGGCGCAGTAGCTTCGCTTAGTACGATCATCTATCAGCATGATCGCTCGAAAATGCCGAGTCAGATGCCCGTATCGGCTCGGGTCGATTCGATCATCAAATCCATCGTAGACGCCCGCCCTCAGCGCATTCACCTGCTCGACTCTGACTTCGCGGCTCTGCTGTGCAGTATTGAACTGGAGGGACAACATCACAGCAACGCACAGCACGAACAGCCCTAG
- a CDS encoding helix-turn-helix transcriptional regulator: MEKSVYRDENLVLLRLLKQCRVEAGLTQAEFAKALDRPQSFASDIERGLRRIDLVQLRDICHALGMGLVDFVERFEAELSSKGASE; the protein is encoded by the coding sequence TTGGAAAAGTCAGTGTATCGGGATGAGAACCTGGTGCTGCTCAGACTGCTAAAGCAGTGCCGAGTAGAGGCGGGTCTGACCCAGGCGGAGTTCGCTAAGGCGTTGGATCGCCCGCAGTCTTTTGCCAGCGATATCGAGCGCGGCTTGCGCCGGATTGATCTCGTTCAACTCCGTGACATCTGCCATGCGCTGGGTATGGGGCTTGTCGACTTTGTAGAGCGATTTGAAGCAGAGCTTTCTTCAAAAGGAGCAAGCGAGTAG